One stretch of Methanoregula sp. DNA includes these proteins:
- a CDS encoding NTP transferase domain-containing protein, protein MLKIGAIIQARMSSQRLPGKVLHEVNGKPLIQYILERLEQCSIIKEFVIATSREKSDDQIEEFCRKNQGSCYRGSLNDVASRFKEILEKERWDAFVRVNGDSPLIDQHLIDQGVNLFIDGDFDLVTNVFPRSYPSGQSVEIVRTSTFKKIYSQMNNSDDFEHVTKFFYRNPEEFKIFNFTSLTDYHSVHLSVDTIQDMQVFSSIIKRMTRPHWDYHLEEVLGMYREICTN, encoded by the coding sequence ATGCTGAAAATTGGTGCGATTATACAAGCAAGAATGAGTTCGCAAAGACTTCCCGGAAAAGTATTACATGAAGTGAATGGCAAGCCATTGATACAGTATATTTTGGAAAGACTAGAACAATGCAGTATAATCAAAGAATTTGTAATTGCAACCTCCCGGGAAAAAAGTGATGATCAAATCGAGGAATTTTGTAGAAAAAATCAGGGTTCCTGTTATCGAGGTTCTTTGAATGACGTTGCCAGCCGGTTTAAAGAAATTTTAGAGAAAGAACGGTGGGATGCATTTGTTCGGGTCAATGGAGATAGTCCACTCATCGATCAACATCTGATTGATCAAGGTGTTAATTTATTCATTGATGGAGATTTTGATCTGGTGACAAATGTTTTTCCACGCTCTTATCCTTCAGGGCAATCGGTCGAAATTGTCCGGACTAGTACATTTAAGAAAATCTATTCTCAAATGAATAATTCGGATGATTTCGAACATGTTACAAAATTTTTTTATCGTAATCCCGAAGAATTTAAAATATTTAATTTTACATCACTAACAGATTATCACAGTGTTCATCTCTCTGTCGATACAATTCAGGATATGCAGGTTTTTTCAAGCATTATAAAAAGAATGACAAGGCCTCATTGGGATTATCATCTTGAAGAAGTTTTGGGAATGTATCGAGAAATTTGTACTAATTGA
- a CDS encoding DegT/DnrJ/EryC1/StrS family aminotransferase — protein MMTKRSIQFAKPWITDREREAVLEVLKGDILTHGPQNKAFESEFGQFMGGAETHCVAVSSCMAALHLAYWQMGIGHGDEVIVAAQTHVATAHAVEVVGAKSVFLDCDPQTGNITPENIEPLITKKTKAIGLVHFLGIPCDMDAITDIAKKHKLKIIEDCALAVGSRFKDKHVGLFGDAGCFSFYPVKHLTTGDGGMFVTRHKDLAESVMKARAFGVDRNFGERSIPGMYDVPTLGINYRMSDINASIGRVQLSRVDEILKRRKENFLLLKKKLSDIPDISILDSQHKDVVNSHYCLSIVLDGVLAKKRNEAVTTLNQKGVGTSVYYPQPVPRMAYYRNKYGYNPQSFPQAERISDQSIALPVGPHLNCEDMEYIAENVSDTLKDLRI, from the coding sequence ATGATGACAAAGCGTTCAATCCAATTTGCCAAACCATGGATTACTGATAGGGAACGGGAGGCCGTCCTTGAAGTCCTGAAAGGTGACATTCTCACTCACGGCCCCCAGAACAAGGCATTTGAAAGCGAATTTGGACAGTTCATGGGTGGGGCAGAAACACATTGTGTGGCTGTGAGCTCCTGTATGGCTGCTCTGCACCTGGCATACTGGCAGATGGGAATCGGACATGGCGATGAAGTGATTGTCGCAGCTCAGACCCATGTCGCCACTGCGCATGCAGTAGAAGTTGTTGGAGCAAAGTCTGTTTTTTTGGATTGCGATCCGCAGACGGGGAATATAACTCCGGAGAACATTGAACCGCTTATTACAAAAAAGACAAAAGCTATTGGTCTGGTTCATTTTCTGGGCATCCCGTGTGACATGGATGCAATCACCGATATCGCAAAAAAACACAAACTGAAGATTATTGAGGATTGTGCCCTTGCAGTGGGCTCAAGATTTAAAGATAAACATGTGGGACTATTTGGGGATGCCGGGTGTTTCTCTTTTTATCCGGTCAAACATCTCACCACTGGCGATGGGGGTATGTTTGTAACTAGGCATAAGGATCTTGCGGAGAGCGTTATGAAAGCCCGGGCTTTTGGAGTCGATCGGAATTTTGGGGAACGAAGCATACCGGGAATGTATGATGTGCCCACACTGGGGATAAACTACCGCATGAGCGATATTAATGCATCTATCGGTCGCGTACAGCTAAGTCGTGTCGATGAAATCCTGAAACGAAGAAAGGAAAATTTCCTCCTGCTAAAAAAGAAATTATCCGATATTCCGGATATTTCAATTCTGGATTCACAGCACAAAGATGTTGTAAACAGTCACTATTGCCTTAGTATAGTGTTAGATGGAGTTCTGGCTAAGAAGCGCAACGAAGCGGTTACTACTCTCAATCAGAAAGGAGTTGGAACAAGTGTATATTATCCCCAGCCTGTGCCGCGTATGGCATATTACCGTAATAAATATGGATACAATCCACAGTCATTCCCGCAGGC
- a CDS encoding Gfo/Idh/MocA family oxidoreductase, whose product MRQLRVGVIGLGVGEQHVKAYLRNPHCNVVAICDFSDEKLALAEKQYPGVFLTKNSQELIFDTDINIISIASYDDAHANQVISALNAGKHVFVEKPLCQTLNQALQIKQVWNLQKLNLGCNLILREAPLYKWLKDQIQQGLFGHVYAFDGEYLYGRLHKITDEWRNTVVDYSVMEGGGIHMIDLMLWLTGQRPKTVFTAGNRICSEGTKFRYNDFVTSIMQFDSGMIGRITANFGCIHRHQHVIRIYGTEATFFYDDAGPRLHKSRDPDTMAQRVTLSPLPETKGDLIPAFVSAILTKKNITDETQMIFDGISISVASDQSIKTQKQELIEYL is encoded by the coding sequence ATGAGACAACTACGTGTTGGAGTCATCGGATTGGGCGTTGGGGAACAACACGTTAAAGCATACCTGCGGAATCCCCATTGTAATGTAGTCGCCATTTGTGACTTTTCAGATGAAAAACTGGCGTTGGCAGAAAAACAATATCCCGGGGTATTTCTCACAAAAAATTCTCAAGAGCTCATATTCGATACGGATATTAATATTATATCTATCGCGTCGTATGATGATGCGCATGCTAATCAGGTTATTTCAGCATTGAATGCAGGAAAACATGTCTTTGTCGAAAAACCTCTTTGCCAGACGCTCAACCAGGCATTACAAATCAAACAGGTTTGGAATTTACAAAAACTTAACCTTGGATGTAATCTGATTCTACGTGAGGCCCCATTATACAAATGGCTGAAGGATCAGATCCAACAAGGTTTATTTGGTCATGTATATGCATTTGATGGCGAATATCTCTACGGTAGATTGCATAAAATTACCGATGAATGGAGAAACACTGTCGTGGATTATTCTGTTATGGAAGGGGGGGGAATCCATATGATTGACTTAATGCTGTGGCTGACCGGCCAGCGCCCAAAAACGGTATTTACTGCGGGAAATCGAATATGCAGCGAGGGAACAAAATTTCGGTATAATGATTTTGTTACCTCTATCATGCAATTTGATTCTGGTATGATCGGTAGAATCACAGCAAATTTTGGCTGTATTCACCGTCATCAGCATGTCATACGAATTTACGGAACAGAAGCAACGTTTTTTTACGATGATGCCGGCCCACGCTTGCACAAGAGCCGGGATCCTGATACAATGGCACAACGGGTTACACTCTCCCCACTCCCGGAGACCAAAGGGGATTTGATCCCAGCATTTGTATCTGCTATCCTGACCAAGAAGAATATTACAGATGAAACACAGATGATATTTGACGGGATAAGCATCAGCGTTGCATCTGACCAATCAATAAAAACTCAAAAACAAGAATTGATAGAGTACCTATGA
- a CDS encoding ABC transporter ATP-binding protein — protein sequence MSDVVIRVENLYKEYRLGTIGQGYLFRDIQSGWAKIRGTKDPNARIGSVNREQLNSTNARFCALKEVSFDVRQGEVVGIIGRNGAGKSTLLKIISRVTAPTSGTIKIKGRVASLLEVGTGFHPELTGRENIFLNGAILGMHKGEIEQKFDEIVRFAEIDKFIDTPVKRYSSGMYVRLAFAVAAHLEPEILVVDEVLAVGDVAFQKKCLGKMEEVAKEGRTVLFVSHNMTAVKALCSRGIVIEDGQIIFDGDTSKAVDFYLGSKRLSEDRSIPVAERKREHGCSLRAKIVDITVISDGQRNPKIIDPFKPLIIQMKVESGIDLRCAAEIRISDEMQSICLFDSGYIHGQDIFVKPGMNIIECRINPLKLYSGNYLIYCGLVIHGTEVIDRVENAYSFSIDECDPNKTGFNIQKGGNGFFYVDHEWKCP from the coding sequence ATGAGTGATGTCGTGATTCGTGTAGAAAATCTTTACAAAGAATATCGCCTTGGTACCATCGGACAGGGTTATTTATTCCGCGATATACAAAGCGGGTGGGCAAAAATCCGGGGAACCAAAGATCCCAACGCCAGGATTGGTTCAGTTAACCGGGAGCAGCTGAATAGTACCAACGCTAGGTTTTGTGCATTAAAGGAGGTCTCATTTGATGTCCGGCAGGGGGAAGTTGTAGGTATCATTGGTCGCAATGGCGCGGGCAAGTCAACTCTGCTCAAGATTATATCGCGGGTGACTGCCCCAACAAGTGGTACTATCAAAATCAAGGGAAGGGTTGCAAGTCTGCTTGAGGTGGGGACTGGTTTTCACCCCGAACTTACCGGCAGGGAAAATATTTTTCTGAATGGCGCCATCCTGGGGATGCACAAAGGGGAAATTGAACAAAAGTTCGATGAGATTGTCAGGTTTGCCGAGATTGACAAATTCATTGATACACCTGTGAAGCGGTATTCAAGCGGGATGTATGTACGGCTTGCATTTGCGGTGGCGGCGCATCTGGAACCGGAGATTCTTGTTGTTGATGAAGTGCTGGCGGTTGGGGATGTAGCATTTCAGAAGAAGTGTTTGGGGAAGATGGAGGAGGTGGCAAAGGAAGGGAGGACTGTGTTGTTTGTGAGTCATAATATGACTGCGGTAAAAGCGTTATGCAGCCGGGGTATTGTTATTGAGGACGGGCAGATAATATTTGACGGGGACACAAGCAAAGCTGTAGATTTTTATTTAGGTAGCAAAAGATTGTCTGAAGATAGGAGTATCCCTGTTGCGGAACGAAAGCGGGAACACGGTTGTTCACTCCGTGCAAAAATAGTGGATATAACGGTTATATCCGATGGCCAAAGAAATCCGAAAATAATTGATCCTTTCAAACCACTAATTATCCAGATGAAGGTGGAATCTGGAATTGATCTGCGGTGTGCGGCGGAGATCCGTATTTCAGACGAAATGCAAAGTATTTGTCTTTTTGATTCCGGATATATTCATGGACAGGATATCTTTGTAAAACCGGGTATGAATATAATTGAATGCCGCATCAATCCATTAAAACTCTATTCTGGGAATTATTTGATATATTGCGGGCTTGTTATTCATGGTACCGAAGTCATTGATCGTGTAGAAAATGCATATTCATTTTCAATTGATGAATGCGATCCGAATAAAACGGGATTTAATATTCAAAAAGGAGGAAATGGATTTTTTTATGTTGATCATGAATGGAAATGCCCATAA